Proteins found in one Plasmodium malariae genome assembly, chromosome: 13 genomic segment:
- the PmUG01_13021100 gene encoding HSP20-like chaperone, putative: MVEINSGKSNVVIETPGGALVQGSVPIVLSTPVDSNYCSAYSYSTPVSSSYTSSHHNEYKYNCTKYMTKPQNNQNAEYIKTFERPKTLYYETIPLKSVSTNNIFEIAPSHEELSKITYNPRIEIYSTSDFVVIMMNIPGVSKENLQVELEKGLLRIFGHKYKPKIEELENQNEYHTKIIERVSEYYFCKIFQMPPAFSEEQRISCMLKDGELIIKILASQLKTQKRVIEIQ; this comes from the coding sequence ATGGTTGAAATAAATAGCGGAAAGTCAAACGTTGTAATAGAAACACCAGGCGGAGCACTGGTGCAGGGGAGTGTGCCTATAGTATTATCTACCCCAGTTGACAGTAACTACTGCAGTGCTTATTCATATAGTACTCCAGTTTCAAGTTCATACACCTCATCTCAccataatgaatataaatataactgtACTAAATATATGACGAAACCACAAAATAATCAAAACgctgaatatataaaaacatttgaAAGACCAAAGACATTATACTATGAAACTATTCCATTAAAAAGCGTtagtacaaataatattttcgaAATAGCTCCATCACATGAAgaattaagtaaaataactTACAACCCTagaatagaaatatattcaaCATCAGATTTTGtagtaataatgatgaaCATACCAGGTGTTTCTAAAGAGAATTTGCAAGTTGAACTTGAAAAAGGATTACTACGAATTTTTggacataaatataaacctAAAATTGAAGAATTAGAAAATCAAAATGAATATCacacaaaaattattgaaaGGGTTAGTGAATACTATTTCTGCAAAATTTTCCAAATGCCCCCAGCTTTTTCAGAAGAACAAAGGATATCATGTATGCTAAAGGATGGAGAgcttataattaaaattttagctAGCCAGTTGAAAACACAGAAAAGAGTTATCGAAATACAGTAG
- the PmUG01_13021500 gene encoding mitochondrial ribosomal protein S18 precursor, putative has protein sequence MLMKHPKLQSILLPKLGMNKACKFITKGLRGGSRINKNSDNNVVDIRKRKINEKLEEVKVSNETSCNALFDECFEELYRMKKEVDKDSVEYDNSPVIEELNREEIRITKNIFERINKKKKHVSNLSYKDIYIDPYWNPFKEVNDLRREITYEFNEYSKLASIVEIKKQRRAIKKSLKEQYKLHNIYSDEYIKYFNIHKEENITCNDKNEKYWNPSFSKRKLLNIKSPFIWRHTHLLHNFISENGLILPRKINMTTRKQQIQIFKSICIARRMALYPYDRKPDKDDLIPLIDPMQLLVDELLHRYMQFNDLRAQAILKVMINKYPSLNYYKYFSYESKKNADRSNQTVAHAPDSASDTSPTNDVSDFTIDSDKTFSKMLLRYKKNYYENSFSY, from the coding sequence ATGCTAATGAAACATCCCAAGTTGCAGAGCATATTACTTCCAAAATTGGGAATGAACAAGGCGTGTAAATTTATAACCAAAGGACTAAGGGGTGGTAGTCGCATAAATAAGAACAGTGATAATAATGTAGTGGATATAAGGAAAAGAAAGATAAATGAGAAATTAGAAGAAGTAAAAGTGTCAAATGAGACATCCTGTAATGCACTATTTGATGAATGTTTTGAGGAGTTATATAGgatgaaaaaagaagtagATAAAGATAGTGTAGAATATGACAATTCACCAGTTATAGAAGAATTAAATAGAGAAGAAATaagaataacaaaaaatatatttgaaagaataaataaaaaaaaaaaacatgtatcaaatttaagttataaagatatttatatagatCCATATTGGAATCCATTTAAAGAAGTAAATGATTTAAGAAGAGAAATTACTTATGAGTTTAACGAATACTCAAAACTAGCAAGTATAGTTgagataaaaaaacaaagaagaGCAATTAAAAAGTCATTAAAAGAACAATATAAACTACATAACATATATTCTGATGAATATATCaagtattttaatatacataaagaagaaaatattacatgtaatgataaaaatgaaaagtacTGGAATCCCTCATTTAGTAAAAGAAAACTATTGAATATTAAGAGTCCATTTATATGGAGGCATACACATCTactacataattttattagtgAAAATGGTTTAATATTACCacgtaaaattaatatgacAACAAGAAAACAAcaaattcaaatttttaaatcGATATGTATAGCTAGAAGAATGGCTCTATATCCATATGATAGAAAACCTGATAAAGATGATTTAATTCCTTTAATTGATCCTATGCAATTACTTGTTGATGAATTATTACACAGGTACATGCAGTTTAACGATTTAAGAGCTCAGGCAATTCTTAAAGTTATGATTAATAAATACCCCTCCTTGAACTATTACAAGTACTTCTCCTATGAGTCCAAAAAAAATGCAGACCGATCAAACCAGACAGTAGCCCACGCCCCAGACAGTGCTTCCGATACATCTCCCACTAATGACGTAAGCGATTTTACCATCGATTCGGACAAAACGTTTTCCAAAATGTTATtgagatataaaaaaaattattacgaAAACTCCTTCAGCTACTGA
- the MCM8 gene encoding DNA helicase MCM8, putative, giving the protein MDVIVDLYFNSSELNGDVKKLILSWVSFFKNNWNSLFNIDKEVILKLEFFLDNKKVVSKNAPPNKEIYLHEMKKNPEIVLKFMKVSLHLLLCKFLGLDKEIVKSETNTGTQNSGKTKKRKSKNNGNGGGTSVSGNGSGRGNCNDRERGNGKSNSNSKSNINNNNKSNRNNNSNRSCNSNRNGNSNRSCNSNRNGNSNDGVGRDAECCYFIGREEITDVENGNLLINELKYDRYRESEIFRNYFLTTRITIYLYNWNKINKFENLKSEKVNHLICLRGSVLRVSPIHLLITNLDFICAKCKFIIKLEFLDGKFETPKKCKNYNCDSRIFHPLRESAKSLEYQKIIIKENKKILNNIYETHDSNVKNLTVTLEVSKFFVNSCFPGNYIEALGILKVISFNNNYLINGKNSLFNMYIDCLSIFPLSSKKYLNNNYFNIEKIKQTKNKIYSSFLWESYIEKISKRVSCIRRGERCRGFAPGSVPTSGNGPTQVNVHSFVYSEHARLASVKGCVQNNRCASHNNVEEYGKYDDDNSSVIIVKEGRNNKPNGFCDISTVTNSLEINTYNALSYASTSVMNRERSDESEDVNSLYEISDMEQVHPYNNELLEGENKMNINGQMHHISNVNDDVSSDIMGNVRGSVSGHASGHACSSVKGDDRLSLHNMCMYGDYIDEDGLLNNPNHCLNLVRYRSEEEKEKQFNFNGTNKEHFNVDKMFDEKVLEFINDMQKYGSNKFYLLVASLCPRVIMNDYIKAGLLLSLLGGKTIYDECNQIKRRGNIHNLLIGDPGLGKSRILQYISNIIENSLFICSTSTSINGLTACAVKDPLNNEYSLEGGALVLSDKGICCIDELDKISLTDQQSFLECMESQCINITKAGIVCNLKTRCTIIAASNPKEGKYNYNKTIFDNIKIPFPLLSRFDLVFLLTDKISEEKDYLISNYLISPNSRKRMMRSFEPTGKRGNKGERNGNKQKWIEKEEINMQEDGENKDSNDNSPLFSVKDHLFYKCKQIDERNYLPVELLGVFIKYCRKCIFPNLSAEAKTYIRKFYLHLRNLSITNSDISAPITIRQLESLIRLCQARARADLSNVVTVEHAKEVVEIYQKTIFYPLHLKAMNFRKGTSTKMNRGKSAAALSNIFKENIINLVRMTENKIFNKDLCSMAKSVILSANSNISEDALIHFVNNEGFILYKGGYWQVDSFYLK; this is encoded by the exons ATGGACGTAATTGTGGACCTCTATTTTAACAGTTCGGAATTAAATG GTGATGTCAAAAAGCTAATTTTAAGTTgggtttcattttttaaaaataattggaACAGCTTGTTTAATATAGATAAAGaagttattttaaaattagaattttttttagacAATAAGAAAGTGGTAAGTAAAAATGCACCACCGAACAAAGAAATTTACTTGCAtgaaatgaagaaaaatccAGAGAtcgttttaaaatttatgaagGTGTCTTTGCATTTGCTACTGTGCAAGTTCCTAGGCTTAGACAAAGAAATTGTAAAGTCAGAAACTAACACAGGTACACAGAATAGCGGGAAAAcgaagaaaagaaagagtAAGAATAATGGTAATGGTGGTGGTACTAGTGTTAGCGGAAACGGAAGCGGAAGAGGAAATTGCAACGACAGAGAAAGAGGAAATGGTAAaagtaatagtaacagtaaaagtaatattaataataacaataaaagtaataggaacaataacagtaacagAAGCTGCAATAGTAATAGGAACGGTAACAGTAACAGAAGCTGCAATAGTAATAGGAACGGTAACAGTAACGACGGCGTGGGTCGGGACGCAGAGTGTTGCTACTTCATAGGAAGGGAAGAAATAACTGACGTAGAGAACGGCAATTTGCTAATAAACGAATTGAAATATGATAGGTACAGAGAGTCGGAAATATTTCGTAATTATTTCCTTACAACaagaataacaatatatttgtataattggaacaagataaataaatttgaaaatttaaaaagtgaGAAAGTGAATCATCTTATATGTTTAAGAGGTAGTGTATTAAGAGTATCACcaattcatttattaattactAATCTTGATTTTATATGTGCgaaatgtaaatttataattaaactAGAATTTTTAGATGGGAAATTTGAAACCCctaaaaaatgtaagaaCTATAATTGTGATAGTAGAATTTTCCATCCCCTTCGAGAATCAGCAAAATCTTTAGAgtatcaaaaaattattataaaagaaaataaaaaaattttaaataatatatatgaaactCATGAttcaaatgtaaaaaatCTAACTGTTACTTTGGAAGTAtccaaattttttgttaattcatGTTTTCCTGGTAATTATATAGAAGCCTTAGGAATTCTAAAAgttatatcttttaataaCAACTATTTAATTAATGGGAAAAATTCTTTGtttaatatgtacatagACTGCTTGTCTATTTTCCCATTATCTTCTAAGAAatacttaaataataattattttaatatagaaaaaattaaacaaacgaaaaataaaatttactcCTCCTTTTTGTGGGAATCCtacatagaaaaaatatctaAAAGGGTTTCATGTATAAGAAGAGGAGAAAGATGTAGAGGATTCGCACCAGGCAGTGTTCCCACATCGGGCAATGGACCCACACAAGTAAATGTACACTCGTTTGTATATTCTGAGCATGCTAGACTTGCTTCAGTCAAAGGGTGTGTTCAGAATAATAGGTGTGCTTCTCATAATAATGTTGAAGAGTATGGAAAATATGATGATGATAATTCCAGtgttattattgtaaaaGAAGGTAGAAACAACAAACCTAACGGTTTCTGTGATATTAGTACTGTAACAAATTCGCTtgaaattaatacatataacgCGTTAAGTTATGCAAGCACGAGTGTAATGAACCGTGAAAGAAGCGATGAATCAGAAGATGTCAATTCACTTTATGAGATAAGTGATATGGAACAAGTGCATccatataataatgaattacttgaaggggaaaataaaatgaacattAATGGGCAAATGCACCATATTAGTAATGTTAATGATGATGTTTCAAGTGATATAATGGGTAATGTTCGAGGTAGTGTGAGTGGGCATGCTAGCGGCCATGCCTGTAGTAGTGTCAAAGGTGATGACCGCTTATCTCTTCATAACATGTGCATGTACGGGGACTACATAGATGAAGATGGTCTTCTAAACAACCCAAATCACTGCCTTAACCTAGTTAGATATAGAAGTgaagaagaaaaggaaaaacagtTCAACTTCAATGGAACGAACAAAGAACATTTCAACGTTGACAAAATGTTTGATGAAAAGGTGCTTGAATTTATTAACGACATGCAAAAATACGGAAgtaacaaattttatttgttagtCGCTTCCTTATGTCCTCGAGTTATTATGAACGATTATATAAAAGCAGGATTACTATTAAGCTTATTAGGTGgaaaaacaatatatgatGAATGTAATCAGATAAAGAGAAGAggaaatatacataatttattaataggTGATCCAGGACTAGGTAAAAGTCgaattttacaatatatcagtaatattattgagaacagtttatttatttgtagtACTTCAACAAGTATAAATGGTTTAACTGCATGTGCTGTTAAGGATccattaaataatgaatattccTTAGAAGGTGGTGCATTAGTATTATCTGACAAGGGAATATGTTGTATAGATGAGTTAGACAAAATATCCTTAACAGATCAGCAGTCTTTTCTAGAATGTATGGAAAGTcaatgtattaatataacaaaagcTGGTATTGTCTGTAATTTAAAAACTAGGTGTACAATTATTGCTGCTTCCAATCCAAAAGAGggtaaatataattacaacaaaacaatttttgataatataaaaattccaTTTCCACTTTTAAGTAGATTTGATTTAGTCTTTTTATTAACTGATAAAATATCTGAAGAAAAAGATTATCTTATTTCTAATTATTTGATTAGCCCCAACAGCCGAAAGAGGATGATGCGTTCTTTTGAGCCAACAGGTAAAAGAGGTAATAAAGGAGAAAGGAATGGGAATAAACAAAAGTGGATCGAAAAAGAAGAGATTAATATGCAGGAAGATGGTGAAAATAAGGATAGTAATGATAATTCCCCCCTTTTTTCTGTTAAAGATCATCTGTTTTATAAATGCAAACAAATAGAtgaaagaaattatttaccAGTAGAACTTTTAGgggtttttataaaatattgtcGAAAGTGTATTTTTCCTAACTTATCTGCTGAGGCTAAAACGTacataagaaaattttacttACATCTTAGAAATTTATCTATTACAAATAGTGATATAAGTGCACCTATTACAATTAGACAACTTGAGTCTTTGATAAGACTTTGTCAAGCAAGAGCTAGAGCGGACTTATCAAATGTCGTAACTGTAGAACATGCAAAAGAAGTGGTggaaatatatcaaaaaactattttttatccATTGCATCTAAAAGCCATGAATTTTAGAAAAGGCACATCTACTAAAATGAATAGAGGGAAATCTGCTGCAGCGTTATCCAATATCtttaaggaaaatattataaatctTGTTCGGATGacggaaaataaaatttttaataag GACTTGTGCAGTATGGCCAAGTCAGTAATCCTTTCAGCAAACTCAAACATATCAGAGGACGCCCTAATTCATTTTG TGAACAACGAGGGTTTCATTTTGTACAAAGGGGGGTATTGGCAAGTGGATTCCttctatttaaaataa
- the PmUG01_13021200 gene encoding conserved Plasmodium protein, unknown function yields the protein MKSYHEGSSLDNLVENSLYLINKSRFDGVQKNIPFEEKYLNKKKYYEHLIDLKFFDIKKRITFVSSTRWSDDRRGDKDCSYGIHNDNHKDGHNSHYNSGRNDGRRYTERNNRNCRSLKRRGCNLRNENEYNVFFIRRQWCEKYEREHHMYINMINKNVNQSKNENKNPSISENRSKNQNQYNMISYVVIGKHKHEGNKCSYEEFVVEIPNYSVESDGFFVQIHVNKNQKNIFLLSSKECVLIRNKLIINNFIRAELILHNKKFNISSKRKIIKAEWFSKSDDVISLLTYEKVSVYSSYMCKFKSIIRLINIKNPITEEIKIVVPDVDILLCKINNEDLSFGTKRFRKGTDTIIQQSKSSTVERDGGNDKKCIFTDNNERKESGSPTPSSNKINEKDENFHNYSKDKVVENSKCTAYKGGSCIKNKKSTTIPYDNNTINNNMNNLKEVLTRKTVKVDSLSDNDEKIKKLYLSKKDKYKNLAVDFCFCSIGENILWIETSLFVLLKNGIVLIYLPILTRKCYISYYLLYQLNDIKVKHEKKELAKEEYVEEFLQYYDYFKHYSVKKYKSNCVYVNFEKTIKINNMKEHMCYVPYVLTCLKNAHYTSINLIYFNNMVIISVCDKSGYISFFLLNYYITPFITMRKEGNKRRGRKEGEGKEQKEQQEQKEQQEQKEQQEQKEQKEQKEQKEQKEQKEQQEAKAQEEEEKKKKKKKKNHFSFQEKEKESFFYNIFNNSENIILEKMNPTLWSNLINKEKYDDYYNKLKNAYKMKFLLNEINSKKNSKSFLQIWLNNTKKGTKITSVDDILIGDRSSSSSYEYMQNEHELVNCTKSKKKKTIFTEMFVKREYNGKGCWNMFDEVGNMEPWKEDKQTDDIFLSCYEDMNEIIEKEEDYEINSEYRLLHVLLFDSYYTGMSNARSIVLYDNNLLCFNNNKIMVLNLVWVRFFHVIFYLLYMKNLLSARLLYEMCRNSMYMKTTIFKSKIGFYEFDYYNYLLLDHSKKLSYHNFSELFKSEQKILLNNDKNCMNNFDIYQSNVLYNIQYVFYPIIIEDDYYLHANKLRDVYFIFTHYINLECQRKEKLFLNQNINFYTRSIYKNLFLIYDCFKLNFVKNNDHTKYMGKKNNMNNRTTTHVIEKKRNNKSLCILSKKCKKLRHYQINITTLDSNCLDINFYKMVLSSYIYSRCNDYMNYLIKNNLILYKGKWSINMSIYSDRQSKQAINILNTTIPKVRDKNMHNDEHNDNFYGDNNINTVDRATHISNSIGSMYIHKNYKTYVQTDYDICGKGTNKNKSEILNIKLTNKLPDMHLNFVNKDKTAFIKNFTTEHVNLSSLSSNSYRDNNIFPNHNCYSSLQFLKNIFVLLDNKDPHYDNNFFKITKAQFNEELHMSRNSKPLQSYEDQMSTETLINYMKNVVLLLSSKNGKKRENIECTFLIKKLIRIKNDYIHVKDYYLKKNKINLNAPYKLKDNKIDFLENIIKPYYFFLGLNSYYEKKFKKIENDIIHILANKILNFLKFHANIQNMSKTLVEKNSAIVREIQLCYDTQKVIQQKFNLLKNTVLLNSLMNSEKFRKKCASVELEL from the coding sequence ATGAAATCATATCATGAAGGCTCCTCGTTGGATAATTTAGTAGAGAATTCGCTTTacttaattaataaaagtcGATTTGATGGTGTACAGAAAAATATTCCATTTGAAGaaaaatacttaaataaaaaaaaatattatgagcATTTAATTGATTTAAAGTTCTTTGATATTAAGAAGAGGATTACATTTGTTAGCTCCACTCGTTGGAGTGATGATAGGAGAGGTGATAAGGATTGTAGTTATGGTATTCATAATGATAACCATAAGGATGGACATAATAGCCATTATAACAGCGGAAGAAACGACGGTAGACGCTATACCGAGAGGAATAACAGAAATTGTAGGAGCTTGAAAAGAAGAGGGTGTAACTtaagaaatgaaaatgaatataatgtattttttatacgcAGACAATGGtgtgaaaaatatgaaaggGAACACCATATGTACATTAACAtgataaacaaaaatgtaaacCAGAGCAAAAACGAAAACAAAAACCCAAGTATAAGCGAAAACAGAAGCAAAAATCAGAACCAGTACAACATGATAAGTTATGTCGTTATAGGAAAACATAAACACGAGGGAAACAAATGTTCATACGAAGAATTTGTGGTAGAAATACCGAACTATAGTGTTGAGTCTGATGGCTTCTTCGTACAAAttcatgtaaataaaaatcaaaagaatatatttctattgtCAAGTAAAGAATGTGTTTTgataagaaataaattaattataaataattttattagagCAGAgttaatattacataataaaaagtttaatataagttcaaaaaggaaaataataaaagcagAATGGTTTAGCAAGTCTGATGATGTAATATCTCTTTTAACTTATGAAAAAGTTTCTGTATATAGTTCCTACATGTGCAAATTCAAAAGTATAATCagattaattaatataaaaaacccTATTAcggaagaaataaaaatagttgtTCCGGATGTTGATATCCTgctatgtaaaataaataatgaagatTTAAGTTTTGGAACAAAAAGGTTCAGAAAAGGAACAGATACAATTATACAACAATCAAAGTCCTCTACTGTTGAGCGAGATGGCGGTAACGATAAGAAGTGTATCTTTACTGATAACAacgaaagaaaagaaagtgGTTCCCCCACGCCCAGTTCAAACAAAATAAACGAAAAGGATGAAAATTTTCACAATTATAGTAAGGATAAGGTAGTAGAAAACTCGAAGTGTACAGCATATAAAGGGGGAAGctgtataaaaaataaaaagagtaCAACTATTccatatgataataataccattaataataatatgaataatctTAAGGAAGTATTAACAAGAAAAACAGTAAAAGTTGACTCATTATCTGACAATgatgagaaaataaaaaaattgtatttatcGAAAAAGgataagtataaaaatttggCAGTTGATTTTTGCTTTTGTTCTATTGGTGAAAATATCTTGTGGATCGAAACAAGTTTATTTGTTCTTCTAAAAAATGGGATAGTATTAATATACTTACCAATATTAACAAGAAAGTGTTATAttagttattatttattatatcagttaaatgatattaaagtgaaacatgaaaaaaaagaattagcAAAGGAGGAGTACGTAGAagaatttttacaatattatgACTATTTTAAACACTATTCtgtaaagaaatataaaagtaattgtgtatatgttaattttgaaaaaaccataaaaattaataatatgaaagaaCACATGTGTTATGTGCCCTATGTTCTTACCTGTTTAAAAAATGCCCATTATACAAGTATAAATCTAATATACTTTAATAATATGGTAATTATTTCTGTTTGTGATAAGTCTGGttatatatccttttttttgttaaattattatattactcCATTTATTACAATGCGTAAAGAAGGAAATAAACGAAGGGGTCGAAAAGAGGGAGAAGGGAAGGAACAGAAAGAACAGCAAGAACAGAAAGAACAGCAAGAACAGAAAGAACAGCAAGAACAGAAAGAACAGAAAGAACAGAAAGAACAGAAAGAACAGAAAGAACAGAAAGAACAGCAAGAAGCAAAAGCACAGGAAgaggaggaaaaaaaaaaaaaaaaaaaaaaaaaaaatcatttttcattccaagaaaaggaaaaagaatcatttttttataacatttttaataacagcgaaaatataattttagaaaaaatgaatcCAACACTTTGGAGCAATTTAATTAACAAGGAAAAGTATGACGATTATTACAATAAACTCAAAAATgcttataaaatgaaattccTCTTAAACGAAATAAATAGCAAAAAGAACAGTAAGAGCTTTTTGCAGATTTGGTTAAACAACACAAAAAAAGGTACTAAAATTACTTCAGTGGACGATATACTGATTGGAGATAGGTCTAGTAGTAGCTCATATGAATACATGCAGAACGAACACGAACTAGTAAACTGCACCAAgagcaaaaagaaaaagacaaTTTTTACCGAAATGTTTGTAAAGAGGGAGTATAATGGAAAAGGATGTTGGAATATGTTCGATGAAGTGGGGAACATGGAACCATGGAAGGAAGACAAACAAACAGATGATATTTTCCTATCGTGCTATGAGGATATGAATGAAATTATTGAAAAGGAAGAGGATTACGAAATTAACTCGGAATATCGTTTATTACACGTTTTGCTATTTGACTCATATTACACAGGTATGAGCAATGCACGATCTATTGTTCTCTATGACAACAACTTACTATgttttaacaataataaaataatggtTTTAAATTTAGTATGGGTAAGATTCTttcatgttatattttatttattatatatgaagaatTTACTATCAGCCAGGTTACTGTATGAGATGTGCCGAAATAGTATGTATATGAAGACGACAATTTTTAAATCTAAAATAGGTTTTTATGAATTTgactattataattatttgttattagATCACAGCAAAAAGTTGagttatcataatttttcagaattatttaaaagtgAACAAAAGATACTATTAAATAATGACAAAAATTGTATGAAcaattttgatatatatcaGTCAAATgtactatataatatacagtATGTTTTTTATCCTATCATTATTGAAGATGACTATTATTTGCATGCTAATAAGTTGAGagatgtatattttatatttactcattatattaatttagaaTGTCAAAGgaaggaaaaattatttttgaatcAAAATATTAACTTTTACACTCGTtccatttataaaaatttattcttaatatatgATTGTTTTAAactaaattttgtaaaaaataatgatcaTACCAAAtatatgggaaaaaaaaataatatgaataatagaACAACAACACATGTgatagaaaagaaaaggaataaCAAATCATTGTgtattttatcaaaaaaatgtaagaaaTTAAGGCACTATCAGATCAATATAACCACCCTTGATAGTAATTGCTTAGATAtcaatttttacaaaatggTGCTCTCCTCTTACATTTATTCTCGATGTAACGATTATATGAATTAcctaattaaaaataatttgataCTGTACAAAGGGAAATGGAGCATCAACATGTCCATATATTCCGACAGACAATCCAAACAGGCAATAAACATTCTTAATACAACTATTCCCAAGGTGAgagataaaaatatgcataatgATGAACAcaatgataatttttatggggataataacattaatacAGTGGATAGGGCTACTCATATAAGCAATAGTATCGGTAGcatgtatattcataaaaattacaaaacaTACGTCCAAACAGATTATGACATTTGTGGTAAGGgtacaaataaaaacaaaagtgaaatattaaatattaagttaACAAATAAACTGCCTGATATGCACTTAAATTTTGTGAACAAGGATAAAACagcatttataaaaaattttaccaCTGAACATGTAAATTTATCGTCCTTAAGTAGTAACAGCTATAGAGATAATAACATTTTCCCAAACCATAATTGTTATTCGtctttacaatttttaaaaaatatatttgtcttACTAGATAATAAAGACCCtcattatgataataatttttttaaaataacaaaagcTCAATTTAATGAAGAATTGCATATGTCTAGAAATAGTAAACCATTGCAGAGTTACGAAGACCAAATGAGTACCGAAACGctaattaattatatgaaaaatgttGTTCTATTATTATCCTCAAAGAACgggaaaaaaagagaaaatatagaatgtacttttttaataaaaaaattaataagaataaaaaatgactatatacatgttaaggattattatttaaaaaaaaataaaataaatctgAATGCTCCATATAAGCTAAaggataataaaatagacttcttagaaaatattataaaaccctactacttttttttagGTCTCAATTCATATtatgagaaaaaatttaaaaaaattgaaaatgatataattcatattttagcTAATAAAATACTGAATTTCCTAAAATTTCATGcgaatattcaaaatatgaGCAAAACGTTAGTTGAAAAAAATTCAGCAATAGTTAGAGAAATTCAGTTATGCTATGATACCCAAAAAGTAATTCAACagaaatttaatttattaaaaaatacagttCTTCTTAACAGTTTGATGAATTCAGAGAAgttcagaaaaaaatgtGCATCAGTAGAGTTAGAACTGTAG
- the PfJ4 gene encoding heat shock protein DNAJ homologue Pfj4, putative, which translates to MSKRVNYYEVLGVPQDADISVIKKSYRTLAMKWHPDKNPNNKAEATERFKQISEAYEVLSDPKRRRKYDLYGTDENYMAGDNDEFSNFHKNFGFNDAQRIFEMFFGDSTPFGNDSFFSDVMGSSFVDKRRGRAGRSNDPFDNFFGSSFNISFGSPSFDNFMDGGSCFTSVETSTSNGGKFKNRVVKTSTSKTTSIVNGKRVTRIETVKTLPNGTVERTVTEREEDGRGNVNVRQLPAHELKRNKR; encoded by the exons atgtcaAAAAGagtaaattattatgaagtTTTAGGAGTTCCACAAGATGCTGATATAAGTGTAATCAAAAAGTCATATAGAACATTGGCCATGAAATGGCATCCAG ATAAAAACCCTAATAATAAAGCAGAAGCTACTGAAAGATTTAAGCAAATTTCCGAAGCGTATGAAGTGTTGTCTGACCcgaaaagaagaagaaaatatgact TGTACGGAACGGATGAAAACTACATGGCAGGGGATAACGACgaattttctaattttcataaaaattttggtTTTAACGATGCTCAAAGAATATTTGAAATGTTTTTTGGAGACTCCACTCCGTTCGGTAATGACTCCTTTTTCAGTGATGTAATGGGTTCATCTTTTGTCGAtaaaagaagaggaagagcAGGTAGATCGAATGACCcttttgataatttttttggttCATCCTTTAACATATCCTTTGGATCGCCTTCTTTTGaca actTTATGGATGGGGGATCTTGTTTTACATCCGTCGAAACATCAACATCAAATGGAGGGAAGTTCAAAAACCGAGTTGTGAAAACCTCCACTTCAAAAACAACTTCCATTGTTAACGGAAAAAGGGTTACACGAATTGAAACTGTTAAAACTTTGCCCAATGGCACTGTTGAACGAACTGTCACAGAACGGGAAGAAGATGGACGAGGAAATGTCAACGTAAGGCAGTTACCAGCGCACGAGTTAAAGAGAAACAAGAGATGA